TCCCGGCGGTCCGGATGGAACCGCATCATCTGGTTCGGCAGATGCACTGTCGGCCGTGTGGGCTCGAGCAGATGACCTACGTTGCCAATGGTCATGTCAATGTACTTGAGCCCATCCTGACGCTCCTGAGCGATTGCTCGGACCGCGATGATAGCCAGCAGGGCCAGCACAATTGTTCTGCCGAGACTTGAACGGAGCAAAAATGCGGATTTGATTGTCATGTCAGGAAATCCTTTTTCCGAAATGTACTTTGGTTTCAATTATGGCAACAGCATGATTGCTGTGCCATTTCATGCCAGTACTCATCTCAAAAATCCTCTTGGCGCCTCTTTGCGGCCTTAGCGGTCAAAATATAACCGCCAAGATCGCCAAGAACCGCAAAGGAAAGATGCCGTAGATCTACAAGAATCTGTTTTTGAAATACTTCTAGTGTCTATCCAACTGTCATTTGTTAGCGATTCTCTCCGTCACGCGAGAGGGAATATGGAGCATCGGCAGGATCGATGCCCCGCTTCATGTTGGGAACGGGACTCATCTTGAAATCGAGGAGGCCGCCGTTCATGATTTCGTCATGGAGGAGGTAGTTCCTGGAAAAACGCGAGCCGTTAAGCTCGGCGGCGCTGATGTAAACATTTTCACGGTTGTTGTTGTTGGCCGTGATCACCAGCTTCTTCCCGCTTTCCAGCTGCAGCGTGATTCGGCTGAAGAGGGGCGAACCAAGGGCGTATTGCCCGGCGGTCGGGCAGACGGGATAGAAACCCATAGCCGAGAACACATACCATGCCGAAGTCTGGCCGTTGTCTTCATCACCGCAGAGCCCGTCGGGATCGGGAGTGTAGAGCAGATCCATAACGTCGCGCACATGTTTTTGCGCCTTCCACGGTTCGCCGGCCCAATCGTAGAGATAGATGCCGTGCTGGATCGGCTGATTGCCGTGGGCATACTGTCCCATTCCCGCGATGGCCATCTCAGTGATTTCGTGGATTTGACGACCGTAGTAGGAGTAGTCAAATGTCGGAGCGGCGGAAAACACCGCATCGAGCTTATCGATGAATCGGGCCCGCCCTCCCATCAAGTCGATCAAACCCTGAGGATCGTGGAACACCGACCAGGTGTAGTGCCATGCGCACCCTTCCGTGAAGGCATCCCCCCATTTGTCGGGTCTGAAGGGGACCTGGAAACTGCCATCTTTGTTGCGGCCCCGCATGAAGCCGGTCGATGCATCGAAGAGATTGCGATAGTTGCGCGCACGACCTGCAAAAAGCTTGATCTCACTGGCGGGCTTTGAGAGCGACTGGGCGAGTTTCATGATGGAAAAATCGTCATAACTGTACTCCAGGGTCCGGGCTGCATTTTCATTCACTCCGACGTCATAGGGGATGTAGCCGAGCTCATTGTAAAATTTCACGCCGAGGCGTCCGACCGAATGCAGCGGTCCCTCCTGATCTGAATTCTTGAGGAGGGCATCATAGAGGGTTGCGATGTCATAGCCCCGAATGCCTTTCAGCCACGCATCGGCAACGATGGAGGCAGAATTGGAGCCAATCATACAATCCCGGTGGCCGGGACTGGCCCATTCCGGCAGCCAGCCGCTCTCCTTGTAGGTATTGACCAGCCCTTCCATGATCTGGCCGACCAGCTGCGTCTGCATGATGGTCAAAAGAGGGAAAGCCGCCCGGAAGGTATCCCAGAAACCATTGTCGGTGAAGAGATAGCCCGGCAGGACCTGCCCGTTGTAGGGACTGTAATGCATGACCCGCCCCTCCCGGTCGTATTCGAAGAACTTCCTGGGGAAGAGCATCGTCCTGTAGAGGGCGGTGTAAAAAGTCACTGTTTGGTCCTCTGTTCCCCCCTCGGCTATTATCCTTCCCAATCCTTCGTTCCAGATCGTCTTAGCTTTGCTCGTGGTCTGCTCGAAGGAATCGCTGCCCACTTCGCGCGCGAGATTGATGTCAGCCTGCTCCGGGCTGATGAAAGAGGAGGCAACCTGCAAATGAACGGTCTGACCACTCCGGGTCTTGAACTGTAGCAGGGCACCGACGTGATCGCCCTTCAGCTCCAGACGGTCCGGGAAGAGTTTATTCCCCTCCCACGTTGCGGCTGATGTGATCTCCACGTCGTAACGGATCACAAAATAATTGTGGAAACTAGCCGGCACCCCGCCCTGGTTGTTTCGGCAGTAGCCGATGATTTTCTTTTCTCCGGGCAGGATCCTGATGTACGAACCCTTGTTGAAGGCGTCAATCAACAAAGAGGAGCTATCAGATGCAGGATAGGTGATCCTGAATTGAGCGCAACGCTCGGTTGGCGCAATCTCGGTCCAGACATCGTAGTCGCCCAGGTATGCCCGGTAATGGTAAGGCCTTGCTGTCTCTCTCTTGTGGCTGTACCAGGAGGCACGTTCTTCCTCGCCGATCCTGGGGCGACCGGTCTCGGGCAGGATGGCGAAAGCCCCGTAATCACCGATCCATGGAGAGGGCTGGTGGGTTTGCTTGAATCCGATGATCTTGTGCGCTGCATAGGTGTACTGCCAACCGTCACCCATCCGGCCGGTCTGGGGTGTCCAGAAATTCATCCCCCAGGGGAGAGCGACGGCGGGATAGGTGTTGCCGTTGGAGAGGAGACGCTCCGAATCCGTGCCAACCAGGGGATTGACATTATCGGCATAATCAACGCCCTGAGCGTACTTCGCACCCGTACAGCCAAAGAAGAAGCCGAGCAGGAGTATGAGTGGGACCCGAGTTCTTGTCATACGTGCGTCCTTGGTATCGCCCCGCAAGAGGACCGGTCATTTCAGAGATACGAAATTTGGTTTTTCAGGATGAGGCGGCCATCATGGTATTGTGCCTTCACTATCAGGCAGCAGGATCACACAATGGTTATTCTTTCCTGAGTGGGATCTGACTGCTCAACGGAATTTCTTTTCTCAGCATTTTTGCGGCTTCCCCTGTCAGCCAGAGGTAATGATCCGAAGGTTTGCCTTCCATGGTTATGAATACTGCTTCAGTGCTTACGGGTGGATTATCGGTGCATTTGAAGATGGCGGTACTTTCATTTACTTCATCGAACATCGCGATGAAGAGCATTTCCGTACCAGACTGAACACAATTTTGCACCTGTTTCCAGTAGAACGATCCTCCGTTCCGTGGTATCTTATTCGAAGGAGAGGTTTTATCTAAATTATGCCAGCTGAACCCCGGCCATACCACGGGTGCATAGTCCACATGATTCTGTTTACACCAGATAACATCCTTTGCAACATTATCTTTGTAGGCGTCGTAGGTGTTCTCGTCGTATCTTCCAACCATCCAGGGGAGAACAATATCCGCCATCCTGATAATCTCATGCAGGAGGGTATCCTTGACGCAATCACTCCCCAGCTCCCGGAAGTATGTCGGGACTCCGACCAGTACCGAGCAACCTCCGTACACCGGATCATTCTTGAGGAAATCAAGAAGCTTGAGCAAGCCGATTTCCCTGATGTTGTACGGACGGTCAGGGAATCCGATCCCCCATATGGCAACGAGTGGTTTACCGTTATGAAAGAGGTGGGTCTTCTTCCCTTTTTGATTAGTTACTCTAATGGAATCGACCAGATACTTCCAGTCCTCAATAATTGATGTACAATCTTCTCCCGAGGCTTTGAGTCCCGACAGATCATATTCAACAGCTATTGCCCTGTCGTATTTTGATGCAGCTTCCAGCGCTTCCCTGAGCATTTTGGCGAACACTCCTCTTCGCTGACTTCCGGGACGAGTGTAATCGAAGAAGCGTTGCATGAAGACGCCGTCGATCCCATACTGTTTCATCCATTTGAAATGGAGGTCGATGGTGCTTTTATCCGTGGCACTGAAGAATGTTGCCGTAGTCCCGTCAGCATATCTGAATCCGGTCGGATACGACTTTTCGTATTCTCTCATATCCGGCCACATATCGATCTTGATCTTCGACGGGTCAGCGTACATCTTCCCATCCTTCTGAATGAACCACCCCTGGTAACCCGCCATCACCAGTCCTTTATAGGTCGGATAGAGTGTTTCTCTCGAATGCTTGTTCCGGGCTGATACTCCCGTTGAAACAATGATCAGCACCAAGAATGGCATGAGATGTCGTACCAAGCGGCGGCCTGTCCAATAGTTATTCTGCATGATGATGCGATCCTCAGGCGTGATAAATAGGGAATCTGATTTGTTCCACGATGATCTGCCCGCCGTCGATGTGTGCGACGCTCTGTATCGCTGATCCATGGATCAGGGCGCCCTCGACCTGAATCTCTTCACGCAGTGCGGTTCGCATCGATCGATCTCAGAGCAAACGCGTATGCTCCGATCGAGATGGCTCTGCTCGTCCCAATCTTCGATATGCCAACCCCAATGCGCATCTCCGGATCGTACTTCACTTTCTTGCTGGATCCCGGAACGGTGATTTCCTTTGTCGAACCCCGCAAGAACTTCTGAAGCTCACTGTCATCTTCCAGGTTGTAAACGTTTGCAATAAGTCTTCGGAGCTTCGATCCGTCGGGCTTGTCGTAGAAGCCGTTCATTTCCTCAACTATGAATGGAAGGAACAGCTCAGAGGCACCGGAAAGCCCTCCGCCGATGACAACAAGACCGTCGATGAGTGTGACCGCATTAGAAATCGCGTCTCCTGCAGCTTCAGCCATTTCGCGAAATGCCTGGATCGCGGCATGCTTGTTCCCCCCCGCCTGCCCGGTCGCAATTTCGAACATTTCCTTCGGCGAAGGCGCTTCTGGTTCGGGAATCCCCGCCCCGTGGGCGTAGAATCGTCTCAAAGCCCGAATGCTCACATGTTCCTCAATGTTCGTCTTTGGATTCAACTTGTTCCGGAGGAGCCAGATCTCTCCGGCAACAGAATTGTCGCCCAGAAACACATTTCCGTCGCGCGCAATCCCTGCACCAAAACCCGTCCCCAGCGTCAAGCCGAGGAGGTTCCTATACCTCTTCGGACTTCCTGCTTTCTCAAGAAGCCCGTTGATATACGGCAAGAATCCGGCAATTGCCTCGCCATATGCATACAGATCACCGTCGTTGTTGATGAATACCGGCAATCCGAACTTGTCCGCCAGCATCGGACCCAGAGCGATACCTCCACGGAACGCGGGCAGATTTGGGAGATCCCCGATGATGCCATTCGGATAGTCGGCCGGACCCGGAAAAGCGAAGCTGACAGCCACCGGTGCAACCTGCAGCCTGTCCTTGACCTGCTTGAATCCCTCAACAAGGGTAGACAGACATTTGTCCAGATCGTTTGCGTAGGTGGGGAGAACAATCTCGTCGAGAATTTGTTCGTTGCCCCGGATGGCGGAGAAGACCAAATTTGTACCGCCCGCGTCGAGCGTCATCACGACGCGTGTGTCATGTCGATGATCCATGGTAATAACCCTTGATCCTTTCAAGCAATCGCCGCGGACTTTCGGCTCGCGGCCACTGAGGTGAAACACTTTCTACAGACTCGAGCACATCCACAAACCAGAGTGAGGCCTGAGTTCCCCGGGGGTTCTTCCGGATCATACCGTTCTTGTTCTTCTCTATGCCTTGGCATGAAGGTATGATGGTTTGTGTCCCTTCATTCCGTAGTAGGCGACAAAGAGGTAACACAGCACCGGAACAAAGAATGCGTGATGAATACCAATGGTATCGGCAAAATACCCTTGAATGACTGGGATTATTGCGCCACCAACTATTGCTGTGCATAAAATTCCAGAGGCTTGACCGGTATGCTTGCCTAGTCCATCGATCGCCAGAGTGAATATTGTTGGGAACATTATTGAATTGAACACTCCTACGGCGAGAATGGCCCACATCGCAACATGCCCGAACGTAAGCATGGACATCACAACCAACGATCCTGCAACGAATGCATTGAAGATCAGCATTTTGGCCGGCCTCATTGTTCTTTGAACTGCTGAACCAATAAATCTTCCGACCATTGCGCCGCCCCAATAAAATGATACGTATTTCCCTGCATCGGAATCTTTCAACCCCGTAATAAATGGTTGGCCAAAGTAGTTGACTAGAAAACTCCCTATAGAGACTTCTGCGCCGACATAAAGAAAAATCGCAATTGCACCAAGAACAAGATGTCTATAGCCCCATGCGCTCTTGTGCAAGTCATGATAGTTTTTCCCGTCGTCTCCACTCGCAGAGATTTCCGATGCCTCTATCTTTGGCAATTTGATAACCGCAAAGACCGCCGCTATTGCAAACAACACCGCTGCCAATCCCAGATAAGGAACCTGAACAGCACTGGCTTCAGCCAGTCTATAGGCATCCAAATCTGCAGAGCTCATGAGCTGCAGCTCTTCCGCTGTCTTCACAGCGATTGCCAGAATAATGAGTGATCCGAAATAGGGCGCGATTGTATGTCCAAGAGAGTTGATGGCTTGTGATAGATTCAATCTGCTCGATGCCGTTTCCGGTTTGCCAAGGATCGCCACATATGGATTCGCTGCAACCTGCAAGAGCGTTATTCCCGATGCGAGCACGAACAACGCACCGAGAAACATTATATAGGATTGATAGCCAGCGGCAGGATAAAACAACAAACATCCCACACCAGCTGTTACCAATCCAATGACAATTCCATTCTTGTAACCGATCTTTTCAACCAGAATTCCCGCCGGGATCGAAACAATCGCATACGCAGTAAAGAAACTGAATTGAATCAGCATTACCTGAGTATAGTTCAGAGTGAAAATTGCCTTGAGATGCGGGATAAGAATGTCATTCAGACAGGTGATGAATCCCCACATAAAAAAGAGAGAGGTAAGAACGGTGAGAGCAAACGTATAATCTTGTTTGCCGTCCGCGGATGTGATCGTCGAAGGTACCGATGTGGAAGAGGTCATTTGTTTCTCCTAATAGATTCTCATTTCGTGACATTTGCGAATTACCTACTGCAAGCATAAGAAATAGGCGATTGTGACCAGCAACCTGAGTCTTCAGCCTGTAGCGCACACT
The Ignavibacteriales bacterium DNA segment above includes these coding regions:
- a CDS encoding ROK family protein — its product is MDHRHDTRVVMTLDAGGTNLVFSAIRGNEQILDEIVLPTYANDLDKCLSTLVEGFKQVKDRLQVAPVAVSFAFPGPADYPNGIIGDLPNLPAFRGGIALGPMLADKFGLPVFINNDGDLYAYGEAIAGFLPYINGLLEKAGSPKRYRNLLGLTLGTGFGAGIARDGNVFLGDNSVAGEIWLLRNKLNPKTNIEEHVSIRALRRFYAHGAGIPEPEAPSPKEMFEIATGQAGGNKHAAIQAFREMAEAAGDAISNAVTLIDGLVVIGGGLSGASELFLPFIVEEMNGFYDKPDGSKLRRLIANVYNLEDDSELQKFLRGSTKEITVPGSSKKVKYDPEMRIGVGISKIGTSRAISIGAYAFALRSIDANRTA
- a CDS encoding GH92 family glycosyl hydrolase; the protein is MTRTRVPLILLLGFFFGCTGAKYAQGVDYADNVNPLVGTDSERLLSNGNTYPAVALPWGMNFWTPQTGRMGDGWQYTYAAHKIIGFKQTHQPSPWIGDYGAFAILPETGRPRIGEEERASWYSHKRETARPYHYRAYLGDYDVWTEIAPTERCAQFRITYPASDSSSLLIDAFNKGSYIRILPGEKKIIGYCRNNQGGVPASFHNYFVIRYDVEITSAATWEGNKLFPDRLELKGDHVGALLQFKTRSGQTVHLQVASSFISPEQADINLAREVGSDSFEQTTSKAKTIWNEGLGRIIAEGGTEDQTVTFYTALYRTMLFPRKFFEYDREGRVMHYSPYNGQVLPGYLFTDNGFWDTFRAAFPLLTIMQTQLVGQIMEGLVNTYKESGWLPEWASPGHRDCMIGSNSASIVADAWLKGIRGYDIATLYDALLKNSDQEGPLHSVGRLGVKFYNELGYIPYDVGVNENAARTLEYSYDDFSIMKLAQSLSKPASEIKLFAGRARNYRNLFDASTGFMRGRNKDGSFQVPFRPDKWGDAFTEGCAWHYTWSVFHDPQGLIDLMGGRARFIDKLDAVFSAAPTFDYSYYGRQIHEITEMAIAGMGQYAHGNQPIQHGIYLYDWAGEPWKAQKHVRDVMDLLYTPDPDGLCGDEDNGQTSAWYVFSAMGFYPVCPTAGQYALGSPLFSRITLQLESGKKLVITANNNNRENVYISAAELNGSRFSRNYLLHDEIMNGGLLDFKMSPVPNMKRGIDPADAPYSLSRDGENR
- a CDS encoding glycoside hydrolase family 71/99-like protein, yielding MQNNYWTGRRLVRHLMPFLVLIIVSTGVSARNKHSRETLYPTYKGLVMAGYQGWFIQKDGKMYADPSKIKIDMWPDMREYEKSYPTGFRYADGTTATFFSATDKSTIDLHFKWMKQYGIDGVFMQRFFDYTRPGSQRRGVFAKMLREALEAASKYDRAIAVEYDLSGLKASGEDCTSIIEDWKYLVDSIRVTNQKGKKTHLFHNGKPLVAIWGIGFPDRPYNIREIGLLKLLDFLKNDPVYGGCSVLVGVPTYFRELGSDCVKDTLLHEIIRMADIVLPWMVGRYDENTYDAYKDNVAKDVIWCKQNHVDYAPVVWPGFSWHNLDKTSPSNKIPRNGGSFYWKQVQNCVQSGTEMLFIAMFDEVNESTAIFKCTDNPPVSTEAVFITMEGKPSDHYLWLTGEAAKMLRKEIPLSSQIPLRKE
- a CDS encoding sugar MFS transporter; its protein translation is MTSSTSVPSTITSADGKQDYTFALTVLTSLFFMWGFITCLNDILIPHLKAIFTLNYTQVMLIQFSFFTAYAIVSIPAGILVEKIGYKNGIVIGLVTAGVGCLLFYPAAGYQSYIMFLGALFVLASGITLLQVAANPYVAILGKPETASSRLNLSQAINSLGHTIAPYFGSLIILAIAVKTAEELQLMSSADLDAYRLAEASAVQVPYLGLAAVLFAIAAVFAVIKLPKIEASEISASGDDGKNYHDLHKSAWGYRHLVLGAIAIFLYVGAEVSIGSFLVNYFGQPFITGLKDSDAGKYVSFYWGGAMVGRFIGSAVQRTMRPAKMLIFNAFVAGSLVVMSMLTFGHVAMWAILAVGVFNSIMFPTIFTLAIDGLGKHTGQASGILCTAIVGGAIIPVIQGYFADTIGIHHAFFVPVLCYLFVAYYGMKGHKPSYLHAKA